A genomic stretch from Flavobacterium humidisoli includes:
- a CDS encoding SusC/RagA family TonB-linked outer membrane protein — protein sequence MKSKNCIKTTKLPYFVAVLLSVFMMQFGFAQESKTVSGTITSSEDGFGVPGATVQVQGTKSSTVTDFDGKYKVEAKTGDVLVITFVGFKSQNITVGTQKVVNVVLSPETSELKEIVVIGYGTQKKKVNTAATSLVSGKDIQQVASLDVVNALQGQASGVSVTSSSGQPGANMVVNIRGAGTAGNSDPLYVVDGVVVDNGIGYLDPSVIERVDVLKDASAASIYGARAANGVILVTTKKGKDGKMNVSFSSYTGFQQIAKKLDLMNTQEYTTIMNEARVNSGYAPLYTKEQIAGFPDTDWQKSLFNEGAIKQNHSLLITGGDEKSTIATGLSYYGQEGMIGGSTSQSQYDRITFTVNSTSEVIKGFLKIGENFTLSNIKSSGVADDGIYSNAIRAFLNAAPIDAPYDENGDFAHSIISNDVTNPVGSLYYNNFNQTKTNRYVGNIFAELKFAKDFTFRTSYGVDMTDSNYRSFRPVYSLSSNDNNTVSSVTQSATKSLGWIFENTLQYKFNIAGSHNFDLLAGTSAKKNTSDYMEGQGRNLIFDDFAHAYLDNAKDPTSNVVKGNRRDYAIQSYFGRLLYDYDNKYLFSATVRRDGSSEFGPDNKYAIFPSFSAGWNLDKEAFFKENKVLNTFKLRASWGQNGNDQFARRFAYMSVVNSTDKTYHFGTGDETLLVGSSPDQLANRNLKWETSEQLDLGFDATLFTNFTLTFDYYDKKTKDWLVLASIPAYAGATAPYVNGGDVSNKGFEIGLAYRTRIGKDWNFGINANLSRNQNEVLRIANNEGIIHGESNVLFQGLDEMNRVEVGKPMGYFYGLKTAGIFQNAAEVAAGVQPNAVPGDVRFVDLNGDGQIDANDKTQIGDPNPDINYGVNLELSYKAFDLSINTYGTAGGQNVFGIHDYTRAYTNNTTDVLNRWTSEGTSNTVPRVTYGTDDNGNYTKFSDLYIQDSDFFRIKNATIGCDLTKLTTKLSFFSKFRLYVAGNNIYTFTKYKGMDPEIGFGNVNQSWAKGIDVGYYPQPRTYMMGLNVNF from the coding sequence ATGAAAAGCAAAAATTGTATTAAAACAACAAAGCTTCCATATTTTGTGGCGGTGCTGCTTAGCGTATTTATGATGCAGTTTGGATTTGCTCAAGAATCCAAAACTGTAAGTGGGACAATTACCTCTTCCGAAGACGGATTTGGAGTTCCAGGAGCAACTGTACAAGTACAGGGAACGAAATCGAGTACTGTTACCGATTTTGATGGAAAATATAAAGTGGAGGCTAAAACAGGAGATGTTTTGGTAATCACTTTTGTAGGTTTCAAGTCGCAAAATATTACAGTTGGAACTCAAAAAGTGGTCAACGTAGTTTTGAGCCCTGAAACTTCAGAACTTAAAGAAATTGTAGTAATCGGTTACGGTACTCAAAAGAAGAAAGTAAATACTGCGGCAACTTCTTTGGTGTCTGGAAAAGACATTCAGCAGGTTGCGAGTCTTGATGTTGTAAATGCTTTACAAGGTCAAGCTTCTGGGGTTTCGGTAACTTCATCTTCTGGACAGCCAGGTGCGAATATGGTGGTAAATATTCGTGGAGCAGGTACAGCAGGGAACAGTGACCCGCTTTATGTGGTTGATGGTGTTGTGGTTGATAACGGAATTGGATATTTAGATCCTTCTGTTATTGAAAGGGTTGACGTTTTGAAAGATGCTTCTGCAGCTTCTATCTACGGAGCAAGAGCGGCAAACGGAGTTATCTTGGTTACAACTAAAAAAGGAAAAGATGGCAAAATGAATGTGTCTTTCAGTTCTTATACAGGTTTTCAGCAGATTGCTAAAAAACTGGATTTGATGAATACGCAAGAGTATACGACAATCATGAATGAGGCTCGTGTAAATTCTGGATATGCGCCGTTATATACTAAAGAGCAAATCGCTGGATTTCCGGACACAGATTGGCAGAAAAGTTTATTTAACGAAGGTGCAATAAAACAAAATCACTCTCTTTTGATTACTGGAGGTGACGAAAAATCAACTATTGCAACTGGTTTATCTTACTACGGACAAGAAGGTATGATCGGAGGATCTACTAGTCAATCGCAATACGATCGTATTACTTTTACAGTAAACTCTACTTCAGAAGTAATTAAAGGTTTCTTGAAAATTGGTGAAAATTTCACTTTATCAAACATCAAATCAAGCGGTGTTGCAGATGATGGTATTTACAGCAACGCAATTAGAGCGTTCTTAAATGCTGCGCCAATCGACGCTCCTTATGATGAAAACGGAGATTTTGCACATTCAATTATTTCGAATGATGTAACAAATCCTGTTGGATCTTTATACTACAATAACTTCAACCAAACCAAAACAAACCGTTATGTAGGTAACATTTTTGCCGAATTAAAGTTTGCAAAAGATTTTACCTTTAGAACGAGTTATGGTGTTGATATGACGGATAGCAATTACCGTTCTTTCAGACCTGTATATTCTCTTTCTTCAAACGATAATAACACAGTTTCAAGTGTTACGCAAAGTGCTACAAAATCTTTAGGATGGATTTTTGAAAATACACTTCAATATAAATTCAATATTGCAGGTTCTCATAATTTTGACTTGTTAGCGGGTACTTCTGCTAAAAAGAATACTTCTGATTATATGGAAGGACAAGGAAGAAACTTAATTTTTGATGATTTCGCACACGCTTATTTGGATAATGCAAAAGACCCAACATCAAATGTGGTAAAAGGAAATCGTAGAGATTATGCGATTCAGTCTTACTTCGGACGTTTATTATACGATTATGATAATAAATATTTATTCTCAGCTACAGTTCGTCGTGACGGATCTTCAGAATTTGGTCCAGACAACAAATATGCTATTTTTCCATCTTTCTCTGCTGGTTGGAATTTAGACAAAGAAGCTTTCTTTAAAGAAAATAAAGTATTAAATACTTTCAAATTAAGAGCAAGCTGGGGACAAAATGGTAACGATCAATTTGCAAGAAGATTTGCTTATATGTCGGTTGTAAACTCAACAGATAAAACGTATCATTTTGGAACAGGTGACGAAACTTTATTAGTAGGTTCAAGCCCGGATCAATTAGCAAACCGTAACTTAAAATGGGAAACTTCAGAGCAGTTAGACTTAGGTTTTGACGCTACTTTATTTACCAACTTTACTTTAACTTTCGATTACTATGACAAGAAAACGAAAGATTGGTTAGTATTGGCTTCTATCCCTGCTTATGCTGGAGCAACTGCGCCTTATGTTAATGGTGGAGATGTTAGTAATAAAGGTTTTGAAATTGGATTGGCTTATCGTACACGTATTGGAAAAGATTGGAATTTTGGTATTAATGCCAACCTTTCACGCAACCAAAACGAAGTATTACGAATTGCAAACAACGAAGGAATTATTCACGGAGAATCAAATGTTTTATTCCAAGGTTTAGACGAGATGAACCGTGTTGAGGTTGGTAAACCAATGGGTTATTTCTACGGATTAAAAACAGCTGGAATTTTTCAAAATGCAGCAGAAGTTGCAGCAGGAGTACAGCCAAATGCAGTTCCTGGAGATGTTCGTTTCGTAGATTTGAATGGTGACGGACAAATTGATGCAAATGATAAAACGCAGATTGGAGATCCAAACCCAGATATTAACTATGGTGTTAATTTAGAATTGTCATACAAAGCCTTTGATTTATCTATTAATACTTATGGTACTGCTGGAGGACAAAACGTTTTCGGAATTCATGATTACACTCGTGCCTACACAAACAACACTACAGATGTTTTAAACAGATGGACTAGCGAAGGAACTTCAAACACAGTTCCAAGAGTAACATACGGAACAGATGATAATGGTAACTACACTAAATTCTCTGATTTGTATATTCAGGATTCGGATTTCTTCAGAATTAAAAATGCTACAATTGGATGTGATTTAACAAAGCTTACAACAAAACTTAGTTTCTTCAGTAAATTCAGATTGTATGTTGCAGGAAATAACATTTATACATTCACAAAGTACAAAGGAATGGATCCAGAAATTGGTTTCGGAAACGTAAATCAATCTTGGGCTAAAGGAATCGATGTTGGATATTATCCGCAGCCAAGAACCTACATGATGGGTCTAAATGTTAACTTTTAA
- a CDS encoding NUDIX hydrolase, giving the protein MVENVDDKTAPKNENSAMNAITIDCVIFGFDKGSLEVLLVQHAEGISKGKWGLPGGWIYKKESTDNAAHRLLNELTGLDNIYLEQLKAFGDPDRFPLRRVITIGYYALVKREDYNIKAGFTASDAKWYKINEIPDLIYDHNEILDYSIKHLRNKVRQTPIGFNLLPEKFTLLQLMHLYGEILGIEMDKPNFRRKILHMKLLVALDEKQQDVSHRAAQLYKFDPEIYEKLTEKGFNFEF; this is encoded by the coding sequence ATGGTTGAAAATGTAGACGACAAAACTGCTCCAAAAAATGAAAACAGTGCGATGAATGCCATCACAATTGACTGTGTCATTTTTGGCTTTGACAAAGGCAGTCTTGAAGTGCTTTTGGTACAACACGCCGAAGGTATCAGTAAAGGAAAATGGGGACTTCCGGGTGGGTGGATTTATAAAAAAGAAAGCACCGACAATGCCGCTCATCGGTTATTGAATGAGCTTACGGGGCTTGACAATATTTATCTGGAACAGTTGAAAGCATTTGGAGATCCAGATCGTTTTCCGCTGCGACGCGTTATTACGATTGGGTATTATGCACTTGTAAAAAGAGAAGATTATAACATTAAAGCTGGTTTTACGGCTTCTGATGCGAAATGGTATAAAATCAATGAAATTCCAGATTTGATTTATGACCACAACGAAATCCTAGATTACAGCATAAAACATCTTAGAAATAAAGTGCGCCAGACACCGATTGGTTTTAATTTACTACCAGAAAAATTCACTTTATTACAATTAATGCATTTGTATGGAGAAATTTTAGGAATCGAAATGGACAAACCCAACTTTAGAAGAAAAATTCTTCACATGAAACTACTGGTCGCATTAGACGAAAAGCAGCAAGATGTATCGCACAGAGCTGCTCAATTATATAAGTTTGATCCAGAAATCTATGAAAAACTAACTGAAAAAGGATTCAATTTTGAGTTCTAA
- a CDS encoding NUDIX hydrolase — MTEITTNHHKPAVDGITIDCVFFGFNKESLEVLLVQHAEGESKGKWGLLGGWLQIDESADNAAQRILQELTGLENIYLEQLKAFTNPQRVLERRVVTIGYYTLVNREDYNIKASLKVFEAKWFKISEIPELIFDHNEILDFSLLQLRNRVRQAPIGFNLLPEKFTLLQLMHLYEEILGIELDKSNFRRKVLHMKLLTALEEKQKDVSHRAAKLYKFDPEMYKKLTEKGFNFEF; from the coding sequence TTGACTGAAATAACTACTAACCATCACAAACCAGCAGTAGACGGAATCACGATTGACTGTGTTTTCTTCGGATTTAACAAAGAGAGTCTCGAAGTGCTTTTGGTGCAGCATGCCGAAGGCGAAAGTAAAGGCAAATGGGGACTTCTTGGCGGATGGCTTCAAATAGACGAAAGTGCAGATAATGCTGCCCAACGAATTTTACAGGAACTTACGGGTCTTGAAAACATCTACTTGGAACAGTTAAAAGCCTTTACAAATCCGCAGCGTGTTCTGGAAAGACGTGTGGTTACCATTGGTTATTATACTTTGGTCAATAGGGAAGATTATAATATTAAGGCCAGTTTAAAGGTTTTCGAAGCAAAGTGGTTCAAGATAAGTGAAATTCCAGAGCTGATTTTTGACCACAACGAAATTCTTGATTTCAGTTTATTGCAATTGCGAAACCGAGTTCGTCAGGCGCCAATTGGTTTTAACCTGCTTCCAGAAAAATTTACTTTATTGCAATTAATGCATTTGTACGAAGAAATTTTAGGAATCGAATTGGATAAATCTAATTTTAGACGAAAAGTCCTTCACATGAAACTACTGACAGCATTAGAAGAAAAACAAAAAGACGTTTCGCATAGAGCGGCCAAACTTTATAAATTTGACCCCGAAATGTATAAGAAATTAACAGAAAAAGGATTCAATTTTGAATTTTAA
- the lepA gene encoding translation elongation factor 4, translating into MKKIRNFCIIAHIDHGKSTLADRLLGATQTVTAREEKAQLLDNMDLERERGITIKSHAIQMEYKYKGEEYILNLIDTPGHVDFSYEVSRSIAACEGALLIVDAAQSIQAQTISNLYLALENDLEIIPVLNKVDLPSANPEEVSDDIIDLLGCKLEDIIHASGKTGFGVENILAAIIEKIPAPKGNPEEPLQALIFDSVYNPFRGIEVIFRVVNGEIKKGQKIKFMATDNEYFADEIGTLKLNQVPKNVVSAGDVGYLISGIKEAREVKVGDTITDAKVPTTNMITGFEDVKPMVFAGIYPVDTEDYEDLRSSMEKLQLNDASLVFTPESSAALGFGFRCGFLGMLHMEIIQERLEREFDMTVITTVPNVSYLAYTKKHPETALIVNNPSDLPEPSKLDRVEEPFIKATIITKSDFVGNVMSLCIEKRGLITNQTYLTTERVELNFDMPLAEIVFDFYDRLKTVSKGYASFDYSPIGMRTSKLVKLDVLLNAQTVDALSALIHEDNAYNIGKKMTEKLRELIPRQQFDIPIQAAIGAKIIARETIKALRKDVTAKCYGGDISRKRKLLEKQKKGKKRMRQVGNVEIPQEAFMAVLKLND; encoded by the coding sequence ATGAAGAAGATACGTAACTTTTGCATTATTGCACACATTGACCACGGTAAAAGTACATTGGCGGACAGATTACTAGGCGCAACACAAACCGTTACAGCACGTGAAGAAAAAGCACAATTGCTTGACAACATGGATCTGGAGCGCGAGCGTGGAATTACCATTAAGAGTCATGCCATCCAGATGGAATACAAATACAAGGGTGAAGAATATATCTTAAACTTAATTGATACTCCTGGGCACGTTGACTTTTCATACGAAGTTTCAAGATCAATAGCTGCCTGCGAAGGCGCGCTTTTGATTGTTGATGCTGCGCAAAGTATTCAAGCACAAACGATTTCAAACTTATACTTAGCTCTTGAAAACGACTTAGAAATTATCCCAGTTTTAAACAAAGTCGATTTACCAAGTGCTAATCCAGAAGAAGTTAGTGATGATATTATCGATTTATTAGGATGTAAATTGGAAGATATTATTCACGCATCAGGAAAAACTGGTTTTGGTGTTGAGAACATTCTTGCCGCTATTATCGAAAAAATTCCTGCTCCAAAAGGAAATCCAGAAGAACCATTACAAGCTTTAATTTTTGACTCGGTTTATAATCCGTTCCGCGGAATTGAAGTAATCTTTAGAGTTGTAAATGGTGAAATCAAAAAAGGCCAGAAAATTAAATTCATGGCTACAGATAACGAATATTTTGCTGACGAAATTGGAACTTTAAAATTAAATCAAGTTCCTAAAAATGTGGTTTCGGCAGGAGATGTTGGTTATTTGATTTCTGGAATTAAAGAAGCTCGTGAAGTAAAAGTTGGTGATACCATTACAGATGCAAAAGTACCAACTACCAATATGATTACTGGTTTTGAAGATGTAAAACCAATGGTATTTGCTGGTATTTATCCTGTTGATACAGAAGATTACGAAGATTTACGTTCTTCAATGGAAAAATTACAATTGAATGACGCGTCATTAGTTTTTACTCCTGAAAGTTCTGCGGCATTAGGATTTGGTTTCCGTTGCGGGTTCTTAGGAATGCTTCACATGGAAATTATCCAAGAACGTTTAGAGCGTGAGTTTGACATGACTGTAATTACTACAGTTCCTAACGTTTCGTATTTGGCTTACACCAAAAAACATCCTGAAACAGCTTTAATTGTAAACAATCCTTCAGATTTACCAGAGCCTTCAAAATTGGATAGAGTTGAAGAGCCATTTATTAAAGCTACTATCATTACTAAATCTGACTTTGTTGGAAACGTAATGAGTTTATGTATCGAAAAACGTGGTTTAATTACCAACCAAACATACCTAACAACAGAAAGAGTTGAGTTAAACTTTGACATGCCTTTGGCAGAAATTGTATTCGATTTCTACGATCGTTTAAAAACAGTTTCTAAAGGTTATGCTTCTTTTGACTACTCTCCTATCGGAATGAGAACTTCGAAATTGGTAAAATTGGACGTTCTTTTGAATGCTCAAACAGTTGATGCACTTTCTGCATTGATTCACGAAGACAATGCGTACAATATCGGTAAAAAAATGACCGAGAAATTACGCGAGTTAATCCCAAGACAGCAATTTGATATTCCGATTCAAGCTGCAATTGGAGCTAAGATTATCGCTCGTGAAACGATTAAAGCACTTCGTAAAGACGTTACCGCAAAATGTTACGGTGGAGATATTTCGCGTAAGCGTAAATTGCTTGAAAAACAGAAAAAAGGTAAAAAACGTATGCGTCAAGTAGGAAACGTAGAGATTCCACAAGAAGCATTTATGGCTGTTTTGAAATTGAATGACTAG
- a CDS encoding outer membrane beta-barrel protein — translation MKTKFSVILALFAFCFANAQQDQVDSEMNSAKGITFQKGDMFLEGSIKISTGGDADYYGFSPKFGYLLNDKFAVGAKLNYSSNKVETTQVETNVFGVGAFARYYFLELDKKRFKTYAEVGLGYGRNKTDIPQVGSDTDNSLTADINVGLNYFVTKNIAVTFVLANVLAYNSVSPENGPSSDTFQLNINLFENIFDQPQFGVLYRF, via the coding sequence ATGAAAACCAAATTTTCTGTTATTTTAGCACTATTCGCATTCTGCTTTGCAAACGCTCAACAAGACCAAGTTGATTCAGAAATGAATTCTGCAAAAGGCATCACTTTTCAAAAGGGTGATATGTTTTTAGAAGGATCTATCAAAATTAGTACTGGCGGAGACGCAGATTATTATGGCTTTAGCCCAAAGTTTGGCTATTTGCTAAATGATAAATTTGCTGTTGGAGCTAAATTAAATTACTCAAGTAACAAAGTGGAAACAACTCAAGTAGAAACAAATGTATTTGGGGTTGGAGCTTTTGCTCGTTACTATTTCTTAGAATTAGATAAAAAACGCTTTAAAACTTACGCTGAAGTTGGTTTGGGTTACGGAAGAAACAAAACTGATATACCACAAGTGGGCAGCGATACCGACAACAGTTTAACAGCTGATATTAATGTTGGTTTAAATTACTTTGTAACCAAAAACATTGCCGTTACTTTTGTTCTTGCAAATGTTTTGGCTTACAACAGCGTTTCTCCAGAAAATGGTCCATCGTCTGATACTTTTCAATTAAATATCAATTTATTTGAAAATATTTTCGATCAACCTCAATTTGGAGTTTTGTATAGATTTTAA
- a CDS encoding radical SAM protein, with translation MPVRKYTYYDFTLSLCPECLKRIDAKIVFEDENVYMLKRCPEHGSSKVLIADDIEYYKNIRNYNKPSEMPYTFNTKTHYGCPYDCGLCPDHEQHSCLTVVEVTDRCNLTCPTCYAGSSPSYGRHRTLEEIKAMLDTVVKNEKEPDVVQISGGEPTIHPEFFEILDYAKSIPIKHLMLNTNGIKIAKDKEFVQRLKTYSPDFEIYLQFDSFEDSVLQELRGADLSEIRKQALENLNEVNLSTTLVVTLQKGLNDHEIGKIVEFALKQKCVRGVTFQPTQIAGRLENFNLETDRMTLTEVRRKILEQTTVFNSDDLLPVPCNPDALVMGYALKLGDEVFPLTRYINPNDLLDNSKNTIIYEQDEVLRGKMIDLFSTGNSVEVAQENLKSILCCLPNIDAPELGYDNLFRIIIMQFIDAYNFDVRAIKKSCVHIVNKDNKIIPFETMNLFYRDDKVKRLEELRTNI, from the coding sequence ATGCCAGTTAGAAAATATACTTATTATGACTTTACATTAAGCCTTTGTCCAGAATGCTTAAAGAGAATTGATGCTAAAATTGTTTTTGAAGACGAGAATGTCTACATGCTTAAAAGATGTCCGGAACACGGGAGTTCTAAGGTTTTGATTGCTGACGATATTGAGTATTACAAGAATATCCGAAACTACAATAAACCATCCGAGATGCCGTATACTTTTAATACAAAAACGCATTATGGATGTCCGTACGATTGCGGTTTATGTCCAGATCATGAACAGCATTCTTGCCTTACTGTTGTTGAGGTTACAGATCGTTGTAATCTGACATGTCCGACTTGTTATGCTGGTTCATCGCCTAGCTATGGTAGACACAGAACTCTTGAAGAAATAAAAGCAATGCTCGATACGGTTGTTAAAAACGAAAAAGAACCTGATGTCGTGCAGATTAGCGGAGGAGAACCAACCATACATCCTGAGTTTTTTGAAATTTTGGATTATGCAAAATCAATTCCGATAAAGCATTTAATGCTAAACACAAACGGAATTAAAATTGCGAAAGACAAAGAATTCGTTCAGAGGCTAAAAACCTATTCTCCAGATTTTGAAATCTATCTTCAGTTTGATTCTTTTGAAGATAGTGTATTACAGGAATTGCGTGGAGCCGATTTAAGCGAAATACGAAAACAAGCTTTAGAAAATCTAAATGAAGTTAATTTGTCAACCACTTTGGTTGTTACACTTCAGAAAGGATTAAACGATCATGAAATAGGTAAAATTGTTGAGTTTGCATTAAAGCAAAAATGCGTTCGAGGCGTTACATTTCAACCTACTCAAATAGCGGGTAGATTGGAGAACTTTAACTTAGAAACCGATCGCATGACACTAACAGAAGTAAGAAGAAAAATTCTGGAGCAAACTACCGTTTTCAATTCAGATGATTTACTTCCTGTTCCTTGTAATCCTGACGCTTTAGTAATGGGTTATGCGTTGAAGTTAGGAGACGAAGTTTTTCCGTTAACGCGATATATTAATCCAAATGATTTATTGGATAATAGTAAAAACACGATTATTTACGAGCAGGATGAAGTGCTTCGAGGTAAAATGATAGATTTGTTTAGCACAGGAAATTCTGTAGAAGTAGCGCAAGAAAACTTGAAATCGATATTATGCTGTCTCCCTAATATTGATGCACCAGAATTAGGATATGACAATCTGTTTAGAATTATTATCATGCAGTTTATTGATGCCTATAATTTTGATGTGAGAGCAATAAAAAAATCATGCGTACATATTGTCAATAAGGATAATAAAATAATTCCTTTTGAAACCATGAATTTGTTTTACAGAGATGATAAAGTAAAAAGATTAGAAGAATTAAGAACTAACATATAA
- a CDS encoding prolipoprotein diacylglyceryl transferase, which yields MKFPFEPVIFGYEINIHLVLEYLAFFLGYRYYVFLRKRTNDTIVSSNRLSIILGAAIGAFLGSRIMGFLENPVFHLDARSILELFNAKTIMGGLFGGLLGVEIAKKIIGEKESSGDLFTFPIILGIFIGRIGCFLSGTNEFTYGKETTFFMGMNLGDNIKRHPIALYELIFLIILFFVLKKLKNRNIKNGLIFQYFMIAYFAFRFFVEFLKPNYFLIFGISSIQILCLICLLYYNKTILNLFVKNAS from the coding sequence ATGAAGTTTCCTTTTGAGCCAGTTATTTTTGGTTATGAAATCAATATCCATTTAGTTTTAGAATATCTGGCATTTTTTTTAGGATATCGTTATTATGTTTTTTTGAGAAAAAGAACGAATGATACGATTGTTTCTTCCAATAGATTATCAATCATATTAGGAGCTGCAATTGGAGCTTTTTTGGGTTCTAGAATTATGGGTTTTTTGGAAAATCCTGTTTTTCATCTTGATGCAAGATCAATTTTAGAACTCTTCAATGCGAAGACTATTATGGGAGGATTGTTTGGCGGACTTTTGGGCGTTGAAATTGCTAAGAAGATTATAGGAGAAAAAGAGTCATCGGGTGATTTATTTACCTTTCCGATTATTCTGGGAATTTTTATAGGGAGAATTGGCTGTTTTTTATCTGGAACCAATGAGTTTACGTATGGAAAAGAAACGACCTTTTTTATGGGTATGAATCTTGGAGATAATATTAAAAGACATCCAATTGCATTATACGAATTAATTTTTCTGATCATTTTATTTTTTGTTCTGAAGAAATTAAAAAACAGAAATATAAAAAACGGACTTATATTTCAGTATTTTATGATTGCCTATTTTGCATTTCGCTTTTTTGTAGAATTTCTGAAACCCAATTATTTCTTGATTTTTGGAATAAGTTCGATTCAGATTTTATGTTTGATTTGTCTGCTCTATTATAACAAAACAATTTTGAATTTATTTGTAAAAAATGCCAGTTAG
- a CDS encoding helix-turn-helix transcriptional regulator, with protein MLDETPKRFDRIVAILIQLQSKKIVKAQELADRFECSLRTIYRDIRTLEASGVPIYSEAGVGYALMDGYRLPPVMFTREEVSSFIAAEKLMKKFTDPSLGTHYASAMYKLKSVLRSNDKDYLSSIESRIVMQDAEPMFNDNSPNTLAVLFEGIAEKKQILLTYKTFDKDETTQRNLEPIGVFHDNNNWYFLGYCHLRKDYRQFRTDRIQEIKKTDVDFTIEHDALETYLTKTESHPTTKVRILIDRKIARYLATERKYHGFISQKDVGKKIEMTFMSRDISNAFPRWFLMYGDYAEILEPEILKTNVLELLEINRQRLL; from the coding sequence ATGCTTGACGAAACTCCAAAACGATTTGACCGGATTGTTGCCATTCTTATTCAATTGCAATCTAAAAAAATTGTAAAAGCACAAGAATTAGCAGATCGTTTTGAGTGCAGTTTAAGAACCATTTACAGAGATATTCGAACTTTGGAAGCATCTGGCGTTCCTATTTATAGCGAAGCTGGAGTTGGTTATGCGCTAATGGATGGATATCGACTCCCGCCAGTTATGTTTACGCGCGAAGAAGTGAGCAGTTTTATTGCGGCCGAAAAACTGATGAAGAAATTTACTGATCCTTCTTTGGGAACACACTATGCGTCGGCGATGTACAAACTGAAATCGGTTTTAAGAAGTAACGACAAAGATTATCTTTCGAGCATCGAATCGAGAATTGTAATGCAGGATGCAGAACCCATGTTTAATGATAATTCGCCCAATACTTTGGCCGTTCTTTTTGAAGGAATTGCGGAGAAAAAGCAAATTCTTTTAACCTATAAAACTTTTGATAAAGACGAAACAACTCAGCGTAATCTTGAGCCAATAGGCGTTTTTCATGACAATAATAACTGGTATTTTCTGGGTTATTGTCATCTTCGAAAAGATTACAGACAATTTCGAACCGATAGAATTCAGGAAATAAAAAAAACCGATGTAGATTTTACGATCGAACACGATGCTTTAGAAACCTATTTAACTAAAACAGAGTCCCATCCAACAACAAAAGTTAGGATTTTAATTGACCGCAAAATAGCACGATATTTAGCAACTGAGAGAAAATATCATGGCTTTATTTCGCAAAAAGACGTAGGTAAAAAAATTGAAATGACTTTTATGTCCCGAGATATTAGTAACGCTTTTCCGAGATGGTTTCTTATGTATGGAGATTACGCAGAAATTCTCGAGCCTGAGATATTAAAAACCAACGTCTTAGAATTATTGGAAATCAACAGACAGAGACTTTTATAA
- a CDS encoding DinB family protein — MSLKKIMSNYADYNLWVNQQFVNWLSPKSDELLYTEVPSSFSTIMKTLDHIWSTEEYWFSVISESSLSEKKAESDLSKEEIFAGLLNSSTKLKHLINSLSEEDLMKEVKILNPWFECELPISEYLIQVINHGTYHRGQIVTIGRNVGITDASNTDYNFYNVVKQK; from the coding sequence ATGAGTTTAAAGAAGATAATGTCAAATTATGCAGATTATAATTTGTGGGTAAATCAACAATTTGTGAATTGGCTTTCGCCGAAATCAGATGAATTGCTTTATACTGAAGTGCCGTCGAGTTTTTCTACTATTATGAAAACACTTGATCATATTTGGTCTACAGAAGAATATTGGTTTTCTGTTATTTCCGAATCTTCATTATCAGAAAAGAAAGCAGAAAGCGATTTGTCAAAAGAGGAAATATTTGCCGGATTATTAAATTCGTCTACAAAATTGAAACATCTTATTAACTCATTATCTGAAGAAGATTTAATGAAAGAAGTTAAAATCTTAAATCCGTGGTTTGAATGCGAATTGCCCATTTCCGAATATTTAATCCAAGTCATCAATCATGGCACTTATCATCGGGGTCAGATTGTAACAATTGGGCGAAATGTCGGAATTACAGATGCTTCAAACACCGATTATAATTTTTATAATGTGGTAAAACAGAAATAA